The following are encoded together in the Misgurnus anguillicaudatus chromosome 14, ASM2758022v2, whole genome shotgun sequence genome:
- the LOC129427556 gene encoding keratin, type I cytoskeletal 19, which produces MSISSRSLKFSRPKTMSSKTIIVSKGSGMVHAPQKAYSVYGGGYGGSTRISSSYRIGGYGGGYGAGGYGVGGYGGASIAVGGCIPGDLQLNEKATMQNLNDRLASYLDKVRSLEAANAKLEMMIREYYETKGPIAQRDYSAYWNTINDLKDKIKSATVHNAHIILQIDNAKLAADDFRMKYEHELMMRQCVEADICNLQRLLSDTKLKIADLENHIKNLLDELKFLKKNHLEEMAALRSQLTGTVNVEVDAAPQQDLNKVLEEIRSHYESIIQKHRNEQETWFKNKSAQFNKEVAVSTETIQTTRSQITELQRTLQTLEIELQSQLSLKESLENALVHTKTRYSAILAGLQNQINMLENELTQMRGSIEQQGQEYKMLLDIKSRLEQEIATYRSLLDNQNIIIPQVQGN; this is translated from the exons ATGTCGATCTCTTCACGCTCTCTGAAGTTCAGCAGACCCAAGACCATGTCCTCAAAGACGATAATCGTTTCAAAGGGAAGTGGCATGGTGCATGCTCCACAAAAAGCCTACAGCGTGTACGGCGGTGGCTACGGAGGCAGCACCCGCATCTCCTCATCCTATAGAATTGGAGGTTATGGTGGAGGATATGGTGCAGGAGGATATGGTGTGGGAGGatatggaggtgcaagcatagCTGTTGGAGGATGCATTCCCGGCGATCTTCAGCTGAACGAGAAGGCCACCATGCAGAACCTGAACGATCGTCTGGCCTCCTACCTGGACAAGGTGAGGTCTCTGGAGGCTGCCAATGCTAAGCTGGAGATGATGATTCGGGAGTACTATGAGACGAAGGGGCCGATCGCACAGAGGGACTACAGTGCCTACTGGAACACCATCAATGACCTGAAGGACAAG ATTAAATCTGCTACTGTCCACAATGCCCACATCATCCTGCAGATTGACAACGCCAAGCTGGCTGCCGATGACTTTAGGATGAA ATATGAGCATGAGCTGATGATGCGGCAGTGCGTGGAGGCTGACATCTGTAACCTGCAACGTTTGTTGAGCGATACGAAACTGAAAATAGCTGATCTTGAGAACCACATCAAAAATTTGCTGGATGAACTGAAATTCCTGAAAAAGAACCACCTGGAG GAGATGGCTGCTCTGAGGTCTCAGTTGACAGGCACGGTGAACGTGGAGGTAGATGCTGCTCCTCAACAAGACCTCAATAAAGTTCTGGAGGAGATTCGTTCGCATTACGAGTCCATCATACAGAAACATCGCAATGAACAGGAGACCTGGTTTAAAAACAAG TCCGCACAATTCAACAAGGAGGTTGCCGTCAGCACTGAAACCATACAAACCACCAGGTCACAGATCACAGAACTTCAACGCACCTTGCAGACCCTGGAGATCGAGCTACAGTCTCAACTCAGCTTG aAAGAGTCACTGGAGAACGCTCTGGTGCACACGAAGACTCGGTACAGCGCTATACTAGCAGGATTACAGAATCAAATCAATATGTTGGAGAATGAGCTGACTCAGATGCGGGGGAGCATTGAGCAACAGGGACAAGAATACAAAATGTTGCTGGACATCAAGAGCCGTCTGGAGCAGGAGATCGCCACCTACAGGAGCCTCCTGGACAATCAAAACATTATTAT CCCTCAAGTACAAGGTAATTAa
- the LOC129427557 gene encoding keratin, type I cytoskeletal 19 → MSIRMSTTRSVVSSGRSGMMGPQKASSVYGGYGGGVRISSASSMQTRSAGGFGGGYGGGFGGGYGGGFGAGGMASGEVVQLNEKATMQNLNDRLASYLEKVRSLEAANAKLEKMIREYYETKGPVAQRDYSAYWNTINDLKEKIKNATISNANILLQIDNSKLAADDFRIKYEHELAMRQSVEADIANLRRLLDQTTLMKADLEMQIEGLQDELAFMKKNHQEDLAAMRSQLSGTVNVEVDAAPQQDMTKVMEEIRAHYESIIEKHRRDQEAWFKDKSAEISKEVQVSTEIIQTSKTELTDLRRTLQSLEIELQSQLSMKSSLENSLADTNARYSAMLAGLQNQINMLENELTQMRASIEQQGHEYKMLLDIKSRLEQEIATYRSLLDNQDTK, encoded by the exons ATGTCAATCCGCATGTCAACCACTAGGTCCGTAGTGTCCTCGGGCCGAAGTGGCATGATGGGTCCGCAAAAAGCCAGCAGCGTGTATGGCGGATATGGAGGGGGCGTCCGTATCTCCTCTGCTTCTTCTATGCAAACCAGGAGTGCAGGAGGCTTTGGCGGAGGTTATGGTGGTGGTTTTGGTGGCGGTTACGGTGGTGGATTCGGTGCAGGAGGCATGGCATCAGGGGAAGTGGTCCAGCTGAACGAGAAGGCCACCATGCAGAACCTGAACGATCGTCTGGCCTCCTACCTGGAGAAGGTGAGGTCTCTGGAGGCTGCCAATGCAAAGTTGGAGAAGATGATTCGGGAGTACTATGAGACGAAGGGGCCTGTTGCACAGAGAGACTACAGTGCCTACTGGAACACCATCAATGACCTGAAGGAAAAG ATTAAAAATGCCACCATCAGCAATGCCAACATCCTTCTCCAGATCGACAACTCCAAACTGGCTGCTGATGACTTCAGAATAAA ATACGAGCATGAGCTTGCCATGCGCCAGTCTGTGGAAGCTGACATCGCTAATCTGCGTCGCCTGCTGGACCAGACAACCTTGATGAAGGCCGACCTGGAGATGCAGATCGAAGGTCTGCAAGATGAACTGGCGTTTATGAAGAAGAACCACCAGGAG GACTTGGCTGCCATGAGGTCTCAGTTGTCCGGCACGGTGAACGTGGAGGTCGATGCTGCTCCTCAGCAAGACATGACCAAAGTTATGGAGGAGATTCGTGCGCATTACGAGTCCATCATAGAGAAACATCGCAGAGATCAGGAGGCCTGGTTTAAAGACAAG TCCGCAGAAATTAGCAAGGAGGTGCAGGTCAGCACAGAAATCATCCAAACCTCCAAGACAGAGCTCACAGACCTGCGACGCACCTTGCAGAGCCTGGAGATCGAGCTACAGTCTCAACTCAGCATG AAATCGTCACTAGAAAACTCGTTGGCAGACACAAATGCAAGATACAGCGCTATGCTTGCAGGATTACAGAATCAAATCAATATGCTGGAGAATGAGCTGACTCAGATGCGGGCGAGTATTGAGCAACAGGGACACGAATACAAAATGTTGCTGGACATCAAGAGCCGTTTGGAGCAGGAGATCGCCACCTACAGGAGCCTCCTGGACAATCAGGACACAAAGTAA